A window of the Sabethes cyaneus chromosome 1, idSabCyanKW18_F2, whole genome shotgun sequence genome harbors these coding sequences:
- the LOC128745966 gene encoding uncharacterized protein K02A2.6-like translates to MVDPLPDPGFPGQIAAAAVPASGVPAAGVAAAMQSSFFIDPFDRYKMKWSRWIERLEGAFVLFAVREESRLFMLLHFMGGEIYDILCDKLAPEKPHTKTYAEIVRMLETHFNPEPLEILENFRFKCRKQGDERPEESIDEYLIALRKLAITCNFGGYLNTALRNQLVFGLKNGKIQSRLLEVRNLTLERAREIAVSMELSYKGEKEIQSKQGKSEVNLVEPSRSNVKLQVKSTNKNSKNKDSAGSGKKGECYRCGNTSHFANKCPYIRTVCNYCKMVGHLQKVCLKAKNERKSKPETHLLEEAGPDDVQCTLDELCKLEAIRKPSVSKFWLEVKVNSATICFEIDTGAPVTIVSVEDKQRFFPNAMLLPSDMELVSFCNTRVNIEGMLKVTVHYRAKTYSLPLYVSSVRKQPLLGRQWMREMRIDLNDVAYTDVHAVSAAAVSPKITNAAVRSLVERYANLYDPSIGKIKGLSAKLVLKANTDPLYIKARPVPFSLREAVETELDILVQNGVLRKVNHSAWATPIVAVPKSNNKVRLCGDYKITVNPNLKVDSHPLPTIEELFANVAGGEKFTKIDLTQAYLQLEVDECDREVLTLSTHKGLYQPTRLMYGIASAPSIWQRLMEQVLNGIQGVTVFLDDIRVTGPNDIIHLQRLEEVLKRLSSYNMRINLDKCTFFANEIEYCGYLINKDGIHKVQKKVEAIQNMPIPENKDQVRSFVGLVNYYGRFFPNLSTTLYPLNNLLKNTVRFDWTKQCEEAFNNVKKEMQSEKFLVHYDPSLPLVLATDASPYGVGAVLSHIYHDGPERPIQFASQTLNATQQAYKQVDREAYAIIFGVRKFYQYLYGRRFTLITDNEPVKQIFSDTKGLPKMSALRMQHYATFLQSFSYSIQFRPTSKHCNADAFSRLPLKNKPPDNVVEETDLLEINIIETLPLTVEELSEATLADQTVKLLVQGLRNGKTVEPRHRFGIDQTEFTLQQNCVMRGIRVYIPPSLRAKVLAELHSTHFGTCRLKSLARGYVWWEGIDKDIENLVRNCCYCQSSRPEPAKVPTHCWETPRKPFERVHVDFAGPFLNTCFIVLVDAYTKWPEVRILNDITTATTIKVCREYFATYGIPAVLVSDHGPQFTSDEFQRFLKMNGVYHKMGAPYHPATNGQAERFIQTFKAKLKSLKCNRTTMHAELCNILLAYRKTVHPATGKSPSAMLFNRQIRSRLDLLIPDPTAVSKQVKGNVRDLPEGARVAARDYLDKDKWKFGTVSEKLGKLHYNIQLDDGRSWKRHVDQLREVGPSLTTHPLVNSAEFTLAENLNDVPCSGQSTFGNEIPCTPSPSQMTREHPTPPSPLPAENKLAETVTVSKSVQPGIDKEAPSVTNYQQLPRRSGRVIRPPTKLDL, encoded by the coding sequence ATGGTAGATCCGTTGCCGGATCCGGGTTTTCCCGGtcaaattgctgctgctgccgtacCTGCTTCTGGTGTTCCTGCTGCTGGCGTAGCCGCTGCTATGCAATCTTCGTTTTTCATCGATCCGTTCGACCGGTACAAGATGAAATGGTCGAGATGGATTGAACGGTTGGAAGGTGCGTTCGTATTGTTCGCCGTACGAGAAGAATCCAGACTCTTCATGCTGCTTCATTTTATGGGAGGTGAGATTTACGATATTTTGTGCGATAAACTTGCACCAGAAAAGCCGCATACGAAAACGTACGCCGAAATCGTACGTATGCTGGAGACACATTTCAACCCAGAGCCTTTGGAAATATTGGAGAATTTTCGTTTCAAGTGCAGGAAGCAAGGTGATGAACGACCGGAAGAAAGTATTGACGAATACTTGATAGCGCTCCGAAAACTTGCCATTACTTGCAATTTTGGAGGTTATCTTAACACTGCATTGCGAAACCAGTTGGTTTTTGGACTGAAGAATGGAAAAATCCAGTCCCGATTGCTGGAGGTGCGAAATTTGACCCTTGAACGAGCTCGTGAAATTGCGGTTTCAATGGAACTGTCCTATAAAGGCGAAAAGGAGATCCAGTCGAAACAAGGAAAGTCGGAGGTTAACCTGGTCGAACCTTCAAGGAGCAACGTTAAACTGCAGGTAAAAAGTACaaataaaaattcgaaaaataaaGATAGTGCTGGGTCAGGGAAAAAAGGGGAATGCTATCGATGCGGCAACACCTCTCATTTTGCCAACAAGTGCCCGTATATTCGTACCGTTTGCAACTATTGTAAAATGGTTGGACACCTACAAAAAGTGTGCTTAAaagcaaaaaacgaaagaaaatcgaAACCAGAGACTCATCTACTGGAAGAGGCTGGGCCGGATGATGTCCAGTGTACGTTGGATGAGCTATGCAAGTTAGAGGCGATTCGTAAGCCGTCAGTCTCAAAGTTCTGGTTAGAGGTTAAAGTTAACAGTGCTACTATTTGTTTTGAAATCGACACTGGTGCTCCCGTTACGATAGTGAGTGTTGAAGATAAACAAAGATTCTTCCCTAACGCGATGCTGCTACCATCTGATATGGAGCTGGTTAGTTTTTGCAATACCAGAGTCAATATCGAAGGGATGCTGAAGGTGACCGTACATTACCGTGCTAAAACATATTCGCTACCACTCTACGTGTCAAGCGTGAGGAAGCAACCGCTCCTGGGACGTCAGTGGATGAGAGAGATGCGTATCGATTTAAATGATGTTGCTTACACTGATGTTCATGCtgtttctgctgctgctgtgtcaCCGAAAATTACGAATGCTGCTGTTAGATCGCTGGTTGAGAGGTATGCAAATCTGTACGATCCGTCAATCGGGAAGATTAAGGGTTTATCTGCAAAGCTGGTACTGAAAGCAAATACGGATCCACTGTACATTAAAGCGAGACCAGTACCTTTTTCTCTACGAGAAGCAGTCGAAACCGAACTCGACATATTAGTGCAAAACGGTGTATTGCGAAAGGTAAACCATAGTGCGTGGGCCACACCAATCGTTGCGGTACCAAAGTCCAACAATAAAGTAAGATTGTGTGGTGATTACAAAATCACAGTTAACCCAAATTTAAAGGTTGACTCTCATCCGTTGCCTACTATAGAGGAGTTGTTCGCTAACGTCGCCGGGGgtgaaaaatttacaaaaatcgaCCTGACTCAAGCTTACTTACAGCTAGAGGTTGATGAATGTGACAGGGAGGTATTGACCCTTAGTACGCACAAGGGTTTGTACCAACCTACGAGGCTTATGTATGGAATAGCGTCTGCACCTTCCATCTGGCAGCGTCTTATGGAGCAAGTACTTAATGGAATCCAAGGTGTTACTGTTTTCTTGGACGATATCCGTGTCACTGGCCCAAACGATATCATCCATTTGCAAAGGCTTGAGGAAGTCTTAAAGCGCTTGAGTTCCTACAACATGCGGATCAATCTGGACAAATGTACATTTTTTGCGAACGAAATTGAGTACTGCGGGTACTTGATCAACAAAGACGGTATCCACAAGGTCCAGAAAAAGGTCGAGGCTATTCAGAATATGCCGATTCCGGAAAATAAAGATCAGGTACGATCATTCGTGGGACTAGTGAACTACTACGGCAGATTCTTTCCGAATCTTAGCACGACGCTGTATCCTCTGAATAATTTGCTGAAAAACACAGTTCGTTTTGATTGGACAAAGCAATGCGAAGAAGCATTTAATAATGTGAAGAAAGAGATGCAATCGGAGAAGTTCTTGGTACACTACGATCCTTCACTACCGCTCGTGTTGGCCACTGATGCATCACCTTACGGTGTCGGTGCAGTACTCAGTCACATCTACCATGATGGTCCCGAAAGGCCTATTCAATTCGCATCTCAGACATTGAATGCTACACAGCAAGCCTACAAGCAAGTAGATCGGGAGGCTTACGCGATCATTTTTGGAGTTCGCAAATTTTATCAGTACCTATATGGAAGACGATTTACTTTGATCACGGATAACGAGCCAGTCAAGCAAATCTTTTCCGATACCAAGGGCCTGCCGAAGATGTCTGCACTAAGAATGCAGCACTATGCTACGTTTTTGCAATCGTTTAGCTACAGCATCCAGTTTAGACCTACGAGTAAACACTGCAATGCTGATGCATTCTCAAGATTACCGTTGAAAAACAAACCGCCAGACAATGTTGTTGAGGAAACAGATCTACTCGAGATCAATATCATAGAGACTTTGCCTCTGACCGTGGAGGAGTTGTCGGAAGCTACACTTGCGGATCAGACCGTTAAATTGTTGGTTCAAGGATTGCGCAATGGGAAGACCGTTGAGCCAAGGCATCGATTCGGAATTGATCAAACGGAATTTACACTTCAACAAAACTGTGTTATGCGTGGAATACGGGTGTACATTCCACCGAGTCTTCGAGCAAAAGTTCTGGCTGAGCTGCACTCTACCCATTTCGGCACTTGCAGATTAAAATCGTTAGCACGAGGATACGTATGGTGGGAAGGTATCGATAAGGACATCGAGAATTTGGTGCGGAATTGTTGCTACTGCCAGTCTTCACGACCTGAACCTGCCAaagtaccaacacattgttggGAAACTCCACGGAAGCCGTTCGAGCGAGTTCATGTGGATTTTGCTGGGCCGTTTCTCAATACCTGTTTCATCGTGTTGGTGGATGCATATACAAAATGGCCAGAGGTGCGGATATTGAACGATATCACTACAGCTACAACAATCAAAGTTTGCCGTGAATATTTTGCTACGTACGGTATACCGGCGGTGCTTGTCAGTGACCATGGCCCCCAGTTCACCTCTGACGAGTTCCAACGATTTCTTAAGATGAATGGGGTTTACCACAAAATGGGTGCACCGTATCATCCTGCAACGAACGGGCAAGCAGAACGGTTCATTCAAACGTTTAAAGCAAAACTAAAGAGTTTGAAGTGCAATAGAACGACCATGCACGCCGAGTTGTGCAATATTCTACTCGCTTACAGGAAGACTGTACATCCTGCGACGGGCAAGTCGCCGTCAGCCATGCTGTTCAACAGACAAATACGATCCCGCCTGGACTTGCTGATACCGGATCCGACCGCAGTATCTAAGCAAGTTAAAGGCAACGTACGCGATCTCCCTGAGGGGGCGAGAGTTGCGGCGAGAGACTATCTTGACAAAGATAAGTGGAAGTTCGGAACCGTTTCCGAGAAACTTGGTAAACTGCACTACAACATACAACTTGACGATGGGCGATCTTGGAAGCGACACGTTGATCAACTTAGGGAAGTCGGACCGAGCTTGACAACACACCCATTAGTAAATTCTGCTGAGTTTACACTTGCGGAAAACTTGAACGATGTACCATGCAGTGGTCAGAGTACGTTTGGAAACGAGATACCTTGTACACCATCACCCAGTCAGATGACCCGTGAACACCCTACACCACCATCACCTCTACCTGCGGAAAACAAGTTGGCCGAAACCGTGACTGTTTCGAAATCTGTTCAACCAGGAATCGACAAAGAGGCACCGTCTGTGACGAACTACCAGCAGCTACCGAGAAGATCGGGAAGAGTAATACGACCACCAACGAAACttgatttataa